The Erigeron canadensis isolate Cc75 chromosome 4, C_canadensis_v1, whole genome shotgun sequence genome window below encodes:
- the LOC122595614 gene encoding uncharacterized protein LOC122595614 isoform X2, protein MGVSTIIKKGPNGPPPLFRYCSDRESLDIVAPDWSFWGWPETNQKAWEVTLEEIKQGNKKVKWMDREPYAYWKGNPTVSPIRVDLKKCNVNNTTHVDWNTRLFFQDWAKEVTNGFQSSNIKDQCTYRYKIYVEGWAWSVSEKYILACDSPTLYITPRFYTFFARGMAPLKHFWPVRDTDKCKSLKFAVEWGNNHTSKAQEMGVASSRFIQEEVKMDYVYDYTLHLLIEYAKLLKFTPSMTPNAVELCSESMACPAEQKFRDFMLESFVQEPTDRIPCNMPPPYDPSTLKDILDNKTRVIKQVETWEDEFWKNQNI, encoded by the exons ATGGGGGTTTCAACAATTATTAAGAAG GGACCAAATGGACCTCCACCGCTATTCAGATACTGCTCAGATCGCGAGAGTTTGGATATTGTCGCACCAGATTGGTCTTTCTGGGGATG GCCAGAGACAAACCAAAAGGCATGGGAAGTGACATTGGAAGAGATTAAACAAGGAAACAAGAAGGTGAAATGGATGGATAGGGAACCTTATGCTTATTGGAAGGGCAACCCTACTGTTTCTCCTATCAGAGTTGACCTCAAAAAATGCAACGTAAACAACACTACTCATGTTGACTGGAATACTCGTTTATTTTTTCAG GATTGGGCTAAAGAAGTTACAAATGGATTTCAGAGTTCTAATATCAAAGATCAATGTACTTACAg GTACAAGATATATGTAGAAGGATGGGCGTGGTCAGTGAGCGAAAAATACATATTGGCTTGTGATTCACCAACATTATATATCACCCCACGTTTCTACACTTTCTTCGCTAGAGGGATGGCGCCCCTCAAGCATTTCTGGCCCGTTCGCGACACAGACAAATGTAAATCACTTAAATTTGCGGTTGAGTGGGGGAACAATCACACTTCCAAG GCACAAGAGATGGGCGTGGCATCAAGCCGGTTTATTCAAGAGGAAGTCAAGATGGACTACGTTTATGACTACACGTTACATCTATTGATAGAATATGCGAAGCTCTTGAAGTTCACACCTAGTATGACTCCAAATGCTGTGGAACTATGTTCAGAGTCAATGGCATGCCCCGCGGAACAGAAGTTCAGGGATTTCATGTTGGAATCGTTCGTGCAAGAACCTACGGATAGAATCCCATGTAATATGCCTCCACCCTATGATCCTTCGACCCTTAAAGATATCTTAGACAATAAAACAAGAGTTATAAAACAAGTTGAAACATGGGAGGACGAATTTTGGAAGAATCAGAACATATGA
- the LOC122595614 gene encoding uncharacterized protein LOC122595614 isoform X1, whose product MKSLYEEKCKNTFWLRPAFGNNNNHATSTRARVLMVSVFTFLFVFVMAACWLDFSSFAGQSILQFQTTKKVHETPLDDCLAWNQTLTCPKNTYPKTHKNLNHSSITTCPDYFHWIHEDLRHWRKTGITRDMVDRAKSTAHFRLIILDGKVYIEKFRKSIQTRDLLTLWGFQQLLRRYPGRVPDLELMFDCDDRPVINARRFQGPNGPPPLFRYCSDRESLDIVAPDWSFWGWPETNQKAWEVTLEEIKQGNKKVKWMDREPYAYWKGNPTVSPIRVDLKKCNVNNTTHVDWNTRLFFQDWAKEVTNGFQSSNIKDQCTYRYKIYVEGWAWSVSEKYILACDSPTLYITPRFYTFFARGMAPLKHFWPVRDTDKCKSLKFAVEWGNNHTSKAQEMGVASSRFIQEEVKMDYVYDYTLHLLIEYAKLLKFTPSMTPNAVELCSESMACPAEQKFRDFMLESFVQEPTDRIPCNMPPPYDPSTLKDILDNKTRVIKQVETWEDEFWKNQNI is encoded by the exons ATGAAGAGCTTATATGAAGAGAAGTGTAAGAACACATTCTGGCTAAGACCAgcatttggtaacaacaataaTCATGCTACATCAACCCGCGCTCGGGTGCTCATGGTTTCGGTATTCACTTTCCTTTTCGTATTTGTGATGGCTGCGTGCTGGTTAGATTTT TCCTCGTTTGCAGGTCAATCGATCCTACAATTCCAAACAACGAAAAAGGTTCATGAAACACCTCTTGATGACTGCCTTGCTTGGAATCAAACTCTAACATGCCCCAAAAATACTTAcccaaaaactcataaaaatctAAACCATTCATCAATCACAACATGTCCTGATTACTTCCATTGGATCCATGAAGATCTACGGCATTGGAGAAAGACAGGGATCACAAGAGACATGGTGGATAGAGCAAAGTCGACGGCCCATTTCAGGCTAATAATCCTTGATGGAAAAGTGTATATAGAAAAATTTAGAAAGTCCATTCAGACTCGAGATTTACTTACGCTATGGGGGTTTCAACAATTATTAAGAAGGTACCCTGGCAGGGTTCCTGATTTGGAACTTATGTTTGATTGTGATGATAGACCCGTGATCAATGCTAGACGCTTTCAGGGACCAAATGGACCTCCACCGCTATTCAGATACTGCTCAGATCGCGAGAGTTTGGATATTGTCGCACCAGATTGGTCTTTCTGGGGATG GCCAGAGACAAACCAAAAGGCATGGGAAGTGACATTGGAAGAGATTAAACAAGGAAACAAGAAGGTGAAATGGATGGATAGGGAACCTTATGCTTATTGGAAGGGCAACCCTACTGTTTCTCCTATCAGAGTTGACCTCAAAAAATGCAACGTAAACAACACTACTCATGTTGACTGGAATACTCGTTTATTTTTTCAG GATTGGGCTAAAGAAGTTACAAATGGATTTCAGAGTTCTAATATCAAAGATCAATGTACTTACAg GTACAAGATATATGTAGAAGGATGGGCGTGGTCAGTGAGCGAAAAATACATATTGGCTTGTGATTCACCAACATTATATATCACCCCACGTTTCTACACTTTCTTCGCTAGAGGGATGGCGCCCCTCAAGCATTTCTGGCCCGTTCGCGACACAGACAAATGTAAATCACTTAAATTTGCGGTTGAGTGGGGGAACAATCACACTTCCAAG GCACAAGAGATGGGCGTGGCATCAAGCCGGTTTATTCAAGAGGAAGTCAAGATGGACTACGTTTATGACTACACGTTACATCTATTGATAGAATATGCGAAGCTCTTGAAGTTCACACCTAGTATGACTCCAAATGCTGTGGAACTATGTTCAGAGTCAATGGCATGCCCCGCGGAACAGAAGTTCAGGGATTTCATGTTGGAATCGTTCGTGCAAGAACCTACGGATAGAATCCCATGTAATATGCCTCCACCCTATGATCCTTCGACCCTTAAAGATATCTTAGACAATAAAACAAGAGTTATAAAACAAGTTGAAACATGGGAGGACGAATTTTGGAAGAATCAGAACATATGA